One Streptomyces sp. RPA4-2 genomic window carries:
- a CDS encoding helicase HerA-like domain-containing protein produces MSDSDTGSGTPPTAAPERVSGEAATGPEAVSGGAALPAEALRIAAGYAFAGPALDLGALLWDGRCLPDAQIRIPLPMLNRHGLVAGATGTGKTKTLQLIAEQLSAQGVPVFLADVKGDMSGISEPGAEREKVRARAEEVQQTWTPAGCPAEFLALGGLGHGIPVRATVTSFGPVLLSKVLQLNQTQEQSLGLIFHYADQKGLELVDLKDLRAVVAFLSSDEGKQELKGIGGLSTATAGVILRSLTAFEAQGMSPFFGEPEFDTGELLRTAPDGRGLVSVLELPEVQDRPQLFSTFLMWMLADLFHDLPEVGDADKPKLVFFFDEAHLLFTGASKAFLESITQTVRLIRSKGVGVFFVTQTPKDVPADVLAQLGNRVQHALRAFTPDDQKALKATVRTFPDSRYDLEEVLTALGIGEAVVTVLSEKGAPTPVAATRLRAPGSLMGPVDADALDRAVRESSLYGRYAQVVDRESAYERLTAQEAARARAAGEAAPSPGRTPAKGRPKEETSVVQQVVASGVFKSLARSVGTQIGREITRSLFGTARRRR; encoded by the coding sequence ATGAGTGACAGTGACACCGGGTCGGGGACGCCTCCGACAGCTGCACCTGAACGGGTGAGCGGCGAAGCGGCCACCGGGCCGGAAGCGGTGAGCGGGGGAGCCGCGCTGCCCGCCGAGGCCCTGAGGATCGCCGCCGGATACGCCTTCGCCGGACCCGCTCTCGACCTGGGCGCCCTGCTCTGGGACGGGCGGTGTCTGCCGGACGCGCAGATCCGCATCCCGCTGCCCATGCTCAACCGGCACGGCCTGGTCGCGGGTGCCACCGGTACCGGCAAGACCAAGACGCTGCAGCTGATCGCCGAACAGCTGTCGGCCCAGGGCGTGCCCGTGTTCCTGGCCGACGTCAAGGGCGACATGTCCGGGATCTCGGAGCCGGGCGCGGAGCGGGAGAAGGTGCGGGCGCGGGCCGAGGAGGTCCAGCAGACGTGGACGCCGGCCGGCTGCCCTGCCGAGTTCCTCGCGCTGGGGGGTCTGGGTCACGGCATCCCCGTACGGGCCACGGTCACCAGCTTCGGCCCAGTGCTGCTGTCGAAGGTGCTCCAGCTCAACCAGACCCAGGAGCAGTCCCTCGGCCTGATCTTCCACTACGCCGACCAGAAGGGCCTCGAACTGGTCGACCTCAAGGACCTGCGCGCGGTCGTCGCGTTCCTGAGCTCGGACGAGGGCAAGCAGGAGCTGAAGGGGATCGGCGGGCTGTCGACGGCGACGGCCGGGGTGATCCTGCGCTCCCTCACCGCGTTCGAGGCGCAGGGCATGAGCCCGTTCTTCGGGGAACCGGAGTTCGACACCGGCGAGCTGCTGCGGACGGCGCCGGACGGGCGCGGCCTGGTCTCCGTCCTCGAACTCCCCGAGGTCCAGGACCGACCACAGCTCTTCTCGACCTTCCTGATGTGGATGCTCGCGGACCTCTTCCACGACCTCCCGGAGGTCGGCGACGCCGACAAGCCGAAGCTGGTCTTCTTCTTCGACGAGGCGCATCTGCTCTTCACCGGCGCGTCGAAGGCCTTCCTGGAGTCCATCACGCAGACGGTCCGTCTCATTCGCTCGAAAGGGGTCGGCGTCTTCTTCGTGACCCAGACCCCGAAGGACGTGCCGGCCGACGTCCTCGCGCAGCTCGGCAACCGTGTCCAGCACGCGCTGCGCGCCTTCACACCGGACGACCAGAAGGCGCTGAAGGCGACGGTGAGGACCTTCCCGGACTCCCGGTACGACCTGGAGGAGGTCCTCACCGCGCTCGGCATCGGCGAGGCCGTGGTGACCGTGCTGAGCGAGAAGGGCGCGCCGACACCGGTCGCGGCGACCCGGCTGCGGGCCCCGGGGTCCCTGATGGGCCCGGTCGACGCGGACGCGCTGGACCGGGCGGTGCGGGAGTCCTCGCTGTACGGGCGGTACGCGCAGGTGGTCGATCGCGAGTCCGCCTACGAGAGGCTCACCGCTCAGGAGGCCGCACGCGCGAGGGCTGCCGGGGAAGCCGCGCCTTCGCCGGGGAGGACGCCCGCGAAGGGCCGCCCCAAGGAGGAGACGTCGGTCGTCCAGCAGGTCGTCGCCAGCGGTGTGTTCAAGTCCCTGGCGCGGTCGGTGGGGACGCAGATCGGGCGGGAGATCACCCGCTCCCTCTTCGGGACGGCCCGCCGCAGAAGGTAG
- a CDS encoding type II toxin-antitoxin system VapB family antitoxin: MIFKRIGNGRPYPDHGRESTRQWADVAPRPVRLDQLVTTKGQLDLETLLAEDSTFYGDLFAHVVKWQGDLYLEDGLHRAVRAALQQRQVLHARVLELG, encoded by the coding sequence GTGATCTTCAAGCGCATCGGCAACGGCCGGCCATACCCCGACCACGGCCGGGAAAGCACCCGGCAGTGGGCGGACGTCGCACCGCGCCCGGTCCGCCTCGATCAGCTCGTGACGACCAAGGGCCAGCTGGATCTGGAGACCCTCCTCGCGGAGGACTCCACCTTCTACGGCGACCTCTTCGCGCACGTCGTGAAGTGGCAGGGCGATCTGTACCTCGAGGACGGTCTGCACCGCGCCGTCCGCGCCGCGCTGCAGCAGCGCCAGGTGCTCCACGCCCGCGTCCTCGAGCTGGGCTAG
- a CDS encoding LytR C-terminal domain-containing protein yields the protein MSMLTPPGMGGQYRITGDKYPRMRRPRGRRRLVFLVVVSVTALGLIGWGTLQLIDVFTGGGDKATAAGTKAHCAPGPSAKASTAAVSTAAGALPQPGKITVNVLNATPRSGLAKDTADELKKRGFRIGDVGNAPKAYDKKVAGPGLLLGSTAAVKAALPVLGTQLSGAQLKADGRTRADRVDLIIGTGFTSLTKKEDADKALALLAEPRPDSSTEPKNC from the coding sequence ATGAGCATGCTCACTCCCCCTGGCATGGGCGGCCAGTACCGGATCACGGGGGACAAGTACCCACGGATGCGCCGGCCCCGAGGGCGCCGCAGGCTCGTGTTCCTGGTCGTCGTCTCCGTCACCGCGCTCGGGCTGATCGGGTGGGGAACCCTGCAGCTCATCGACGTCTTCACGGGCGGCGGTGACAAGGCCACGGCGGCCGGCACCAAGGCGCACTGCGCGCCCGGTCCGTCGGCCAAGGCGTCCACGGCCGCGGTGTCCACCGCCGCCGGCGCCCTGCCCCAGCCCGGCAAGATCACGGTCAACGTCCTGAACGCCACGCCCCGCAGCGGGCTCGCCAAGGACACCGCCGACGAGCTGAAGAAGCGCGGGTTCCGCATCGGTGACGTGGGCAACGCGCCGAAGGCGTACGACAAGAAGGTCGCCGGCCCCGGGCTGCTCCTCGGCTCCACGGCCGCCGTCAAGGCCGCGCTGCCGGTCCTCGGCACCCAGCTCTCCGGCGCCCAGCTGAAGGCCGACGGCCGGACGCGGGCGGACCGGGTCGACCTCATCATCGGCACCGGCTTCACGTCGCTCACGAAGAAGGAGGACGCCGACAAGGCGCTGGCCCTCCTGGCCGAGCCGAGACCGGACTCCTCCACCGAGCCGAAGAACTGCTGA
- the upp gene encoding uracil phosphoribosyltransferase: MRLHVVDHPLVAHKLTTLRDRRTDSATFRRLADELVTLLAYEATRDVRTEQVDIVTPVASTTGVKLSYPRPLVVPILRAGLGMLDGMVRLLPTAEVGFLGMVRDEETLQASTYATRMPDDLSGRQVYVLDPMLATGGTLVAAIQELIKRGADDVTAVVLLAAPEGVEVLERELAGTPVTVVTASVDERLNESGYIVPGLGDAGDRMYGAAE, from the coding sequence ATGCGTCTCCACGTCGTCGACCACCCCCTGGTCGCCCATAAGCTCACCACCCTGCGCGACCGGCGCACCGACTCCGCGACCTTCCGGCGGCTCGCCGACGAGCTGGTCACCCTGCTCGCCTACGAGGCCACCAGGGACGTGCGCACCGAGCAGGTCGACATCGTGACCCCGGTGGCCTCCACGACGGGCGTCAAGCTGTCCTATCCGCGCCCGCTGGTCGTGCCGATCCTGCGCGCGGGCCTCGGCATGCTCGACGGCATGGTGCGGCTGCTGCCGACCGCCGAGGTGGGCTTCCTGGGCATGGTGCGCGACGAGGAGACCCTCCAGGCGTCCACGTACGCGACCCGGATGCCGGACGACCTCTCCGGGCGCCAGGTCTACGTCCTGGACCCGATGCTGGCCACCGGCGGCACGCTCGTCGCGGCGATCCAGGAACTGATCAAGCGCGGCGCCGACGACGTCACCGCCGTCGTGCTGCTGGCCGCCCCGGAGGGCGTCGAGGTCCTGGAGCGCGAGCTCGCGGGGACGCCCGTCACCGTCGTCACGGCGTCGGTCGACGAACGTCTGAACGAGAGCGGCTACATCGTGCCCGGCCTGGGCGACGCCGGCGACCGGATGTACGGGGCCGCCGAGTAG
- the tadA gene encoding tRNA adenosine(34) deaminase TadA → MRLALDEADRAVRGGDVPVGAVVLSTDGTTVLAAGHNEREATGDPTAHAEVLAIRGAAQRLGEWRLSGCTLVVTLEPCAMCAGALVQSRVDRVVFGARDEKAGAAGSVWDLVRDRRLNHRPEVIGGVLDEECGRLLTGFFRSR, encoded by the coding sequence ATGCGGCTCGCCCTGGACGAGGCCGACCGGGCCGTCCGGGGCGGGGACGTCCCCGTCGGCGCCGTCGTGCTGTCCACGGACGGTACGACGGTGCTCGCCGCCGGACACAACGAGCGTGAGGCCACGGGTGATCCGACGGCGCACGCCGAGGTGCTCGCGATCCGCGGGGCCGCCCAGCGGCTCGGCGAGTGGCGGCTGTCCGGCTGCACGCTCGTCGTCACCCTGGAGCCCTGCGCGATGTGCGCGGGGGCGCTGGTGCAGTCCCGGGTGGACCGGGTGGTCTTCGGTGCCCGGGACGAGAAGGCGGGCGCCGCCGGCTCCGTCTGGGACCTCGTACGCGACCGCCGGCTCAACCACCGGCCCGAGGTGATCGGCGGTGTGCTCGACGAGGAGTGCGGCCGTCTCCTCACCGGATTCTTCCGCTCCCGCTGA
- a CDS encoding TIGR02391 family protein: MDRDWMQQRLEAFADLITEYWRVRQVNGDTSGTKNRMYEAEPTVVKILRSIDPRIPDSGVLGETEWGGLAISETEVRRGLGILADMDEWKTRLAPDAPSLPADGFHPWVWDAAHTFWESDHYRAAVHAAATSINAHLQNKLGRRDLSDAKLVQEALSDKAPEPGKPRLRIPGDPKDPGVQTRQRGALQLGQGAYFALRNPAAHETGDLPEQEALEQLATFSTVARLIDQCQVVT; the protein is encoded by the coding sequence GTGGATCGCGACTGGATGCAGCAACGGCTCGAAGCGTTCGCTGACCTCATCACCGAGTACTGGCGTGTCCGGCAAGTCAACGGTGATACGTCAGGGACGAAGAATCGAATGTACGAGGCCGAGCCCACAGTGGTGAAGATCCTGCGGAGCATCGATCCTCGAATTCCAGACTCAGGGGTGCTTGGGGAGACCGAATGGGGCGGCCTGGCCATCAGCGAAACCGAGGTCCGGCGCGGTCTGGGCATCCTGGCCGACATGGATGAGTGGAAGACTCGATTGGCGCCAGACGCTCCGTCTCTCCCCGCCGATGGCTTCCACCCGTGGGTGTGGGACGCCGCGCACACCTTCTGGGAGTCCGACCACTATCGAGCCGCCGTCCACGCTGCCGCCACGTCGATTAACGCCCACCTTCAGAACAAACTGGGTCGACGTGATCTATCGGATGCCAAGCTGGTCCAAGAAGCCCTGAGCGACAAGGCGCCTGAGCCCGGCAAACCTCGGCTTCGGATACCGGGTGATCCAAAAGATCCAGGGGTGCAGACACGGCAGCGGGGCGCTCTACAGCTCGGCCAAGGCGCTTACTTCGCGCTCCGAAACCCTGCCGCCCACGAAACTGGCGACCTGCCAGAGCAGGAGGCTTTGGAGCAGTTGGCCACGTTCAGCACGGTGGCGCGACTCATCGATCAGTGCCAGGTCGTGACTTGA
- a CDS encoding tyrosine-type recombinase/integrase — protein sequence MAEEKNDKRTRQPNGRSSIYLGKDGKWHGRVTVGIRDNGKPDRRHVERKTRAEVTAAVRELEKQRDGGTVRKVGRAWTVETWLTHWVESIAPLAVNENTMVGYGVAVRKHLIPALGAHRLDKLGPEHIERFYGKMQAAGRRAGTIHQIHRTFRTALNEAVRRGHLTRNPVQLAKAPRLSEEEIEPYTVTEVQRLLRTADDRRNSARWAVALALGLRQGEALGLKWADVDLRNGVLMVRRSRRRPHYAHGCGDTCGRKAGYCPQRERTNPETADTKSRAGRRAVGLPAQLVDLLKTHRAKQDAERDAAGQDWTDEGWLFATPVGRGTPPRTDYDDWKDLLTDAKVRDGRLHDARHTAATVLLILGVSERAVMGLMGWSTTAMAARYQHMVDSVRNDVARRVDGLIWDADGDGPDDGAAGALVSTR from the coding sequence ATGGCAGAAGAGAAGAACGACAAGCGCACCCGGCAGCCCAACGGCCGTTCGTCCATCTACCTGGGCAAGGATGGCAAGTGGCACGGCCGCGTCACCGTCGGAATCCGCGACAACGGCAAGCCGGATCGTCGCCATGTCGAACGCAAGACCCGTGCTGAGGTGACGGCGGCTGTCCGCGAACTGGAGAAGCAGCGGGACGGCGGCACCGTTCGGAAGGTCGGGCGAGCCTGGACGGTAGAGACGTGGCTGACCCATTGGGTTGAAAGCATCGCCCCGTTGGCCGTCAACGAGAACACGATGGTGGGATACGGCGTTGCAGTGCGGAAGCACCTGATCCCCGCTCTTGGAGCACACCGTCTGGACAAGCTCGGACCTGAGCACATCGAGCGGTTCTACGGAAAGATGCAGGCCGCTGGTCGCAGGGCCGGAACGATCCATCAGATCCACCGCACCTTTCGGACTGCACTGAATGAGGCGGTACGGCGCGGTCACCTCACGCGCAATCCGGTGCAGCTCGCCAAGGCTCCTCGTCTGAGCGAAGAGGAGATCGAGCCCTACACCGTCACAGAAGTTCAACGACTGCTTCGGACCGCCGACGATCGTCGGAACTCTGCCCGCTGGGCCGTAGCCCTGGCTCTCGGGCTCCGACAGGGGGAAGCTCTCGGCCTGAAGTGGGCTGATGTGGACCTGCGCAATGGGGTGCTGATGGTGCGTCGGAGCCGTCGCCGCCCGCACTACGCCCACGGGTGCGGCGACACATGCGGCAGAAAGGCCGGCTATTGCCCGCAGCGCGAACGGACCAACCCCGAGACGGCGGACACGAAATCGCGTGCGGGCCGACGGGCGGTGGGTCTGCCGGCGCAACTCGTAGACCTGCTGAAGACGCACAGGGCCAAGCAGGATGCCGAACGCGACGCAGCGGGGCAGGACTGGACGGATGAGGGCTGGCTCTTCGCTACGCCAGTTGGGCGGGGCACGCCTCCCCGTACCGACTACGACGACTGGAAGGATCTACTCACGGACGCCAAGGTGCGAGACGGTCGACTGCATGATGCGCGTCACACCGCTGCAACGGTGCTTCTGATTCTCGGAGTCTCCGAACGGGCCGTTATGGGCCTTATGGGTTGGTCTACCACCGCTATGGCCGCGCGGTACCAACACATGGTCGACTCGGTCAGGAATGACGTCGCCCGACGGGTCGACGGTCTTATCTGGGACGCGGATGGAGACGGGCCCGACGACGGAGCCGCTGGAGCGCTCGTATCGACCAGGTAA
- a CDS encoding helix-turn-helix domain-containing protein, whose amino-acid sequence MDTVHLDDAFDPTLVLLTVEEAARRLRIGRTLCYRFVSSGELESITVGHLRRVPADAVPEFVTRRRKTQRRPAPMTAAAAA is encoded by the coding sequence ATGGACACGGTCCACCTTGACGACGCATTCGATCCAACGCTCGTGCTGCTGACCGTTGAAGAGGCTGCCCGCCGCCTCCGAATCGGCCGAACTCTCTGCTACCGGTTCGTCAGCTCGGGAGAGCTGGAGTCCATCACAGTCGGCCACCTCCGCAGGGTCCCGGCCGATGCCGTACCTGAGTTCGTCACCCGCCGCCGCAAGACGCAGCGCCGCCCCGCCCCTATGACCGCCGCAGCGGCAGCCTGA
- a CDS encoding DUF3631 domain-containing protein, with protein MTDIIDGAALLDEVEAFHRRFNVFPLEAAYVAVALWDAHAHMLDAFDSTPRLAFLSPEPGSGKSRALDVVETLVPRSMAAADASAAALFRAVAGIDGGRPTILFDEIDTVFGPKAGDNEQLRGFINAGHARGRVMYRCVGDGSNQQVQGFPSYCAVAVAGLGSLPDTILTRSVIIRMRRRARNEKAEPFRSRIHVREGNQIRDRLAKWAESVEKRVSGAFPALPDGVTDRPADVWEPLLAVADAAGGDWPERARMACVALVTASRANDKGSIGIRLLTDLRDHVLIGIDRLPTVAILDRLNALDDAPWADLNGKPLDNRRLSKMLSDYVTGDGDPIVSRNIRTAGGVLKGFFAKDLEDAWSRYCPPPGAATSATPLHPSSEPLNL; from the coding sequence ATGACCGACATCATCGACGGGGCCGCGCTGCTCGACGAGGTGGAAGCCTTCCACCGTCGCTTCAACGTCTTCCCCCTCGAAGCCGCCTACGTCGCCGTGGCCTTGTGGGACGCACACGCCCACATGCTCGACGCATTCGACTCCACCCCCCGCCTCGCTTTCCTCTCACCCGAACCCGGGTCGGGGAAGTCGCGGGCGCTGGACGTCGTCGAAACCCTCGTGCCGCGCTCCATGGCCGCAGCAGACGCATCCGCCGCCGCCCTGTTCCGGGCCGTCGCCGGCATCGACGGCGGCCGGCCCACCATCCTGTTCGACGAGATCGACACCGTCTTCGGCCCCAAAGCCGGCGACAACGAGCAACTCCGGGGATTCATCAACGCAGGCCACGCACGTGGACGCGTCATGTACCGGTGCGTCGGGGACGGTTCCAACCAGCAAGTACAGGGCTTTCCCTCGTACTGCGCCGTTGCCGTCGCCGGACTCGGCTCCCTGCCCGACACGATCCTCACCCGCTCGGTCATCATCCGCATGCGACGACGGGCCAGGAACGAGAAGGCAGAGCCCTTCCGCTCGCGCATCCACGTGCGCGAGGGCAACCAGATCCGCGACCGCCTCGCCAAGTGGGCGGAGTCCGTAGAAAAGCGCGTCTCCGGTGCCTTCCCCGCCCTGCCGGACGGAGTCACCGACCGTCCGGCGGACGTCTGGGAACCCCTGCTCGCGGTCGCGGATGCCGCTGGGGGCGACTGGCCAGAGCGAGCACGAATGGCCTGCGTGGCCCTGGTCACCGCCTCGCGTGCCAACGACAAGGGCAGCATCGGCATCCGTCTCCTGACCGACCTGCGCGACCACGTCCTCATCGGCATCGACCGCCTGCCCACCGTCGCCATCCTCGACCGCCTCAACGCCCTCGACGACGCCCCGTGGGCCGACCTCAACGGCAAGCCTCTCGACAACCGGCGTCTGTCCAAAATGCTCAGCGACTACGTCACCGGCGACGGAGACCCGATCGTCTCCCGCAACATCCGTACTGCCGGCGGAGTCCTCAAAGGCTTCTTCGCCAAAGACCTCGAAGACGCCTGGTCCCGGTACTGCCCGCCCCCTGGGGCCGCTACATCCGCTACACCGCTACACCCCAGCTCAGAGCCCCTGAATCTGTAG
- a CDS encoding bifunctional DNA primase/polymerase, which translates to MTQPTDSRREALLAAALTAAERGWHVFPLRPATKRPALHGEASCPRTGVCAAGHRKWEQRATTDPDRIRATWSRGPFNIGIATGPSGLLVVDLDVPKDNSNKGAPGGAATFGALCERTGHAVPDTYRTRTASGGSHLYFTAPAGARLTNTAGTIALLVDTRAWGGYVVAAGSITPTGPYEVASGPVATPVPAWLLSILKPAPKAAQAPSVAVAGQSNRYADVALANETRNVAGAQHGSREARLFRAARALGRFVAWGDLPRNVVEQALQGAGEATGLSASECRSTLRSALDWSIAHNQNSRRTA; encoded by the coding sequence ATGACGCAACCGACCGACAGTCGGCGAGAGGCCTTACTCGCCGCAGCTCTAACCGCCGCGGAACGCGGCTGGCACGTCTTCCCCCTGCGCCCCGCCACGAAGCGCCCCGCCCTGCACGGGGAAGCGTCCTGCCCGCGCACCGGTGTGTGCGCGGCGGGCCACCGCAAGTGGGAGCAGCGCGCCACTACCGACCCGGACCGTATCCGGGCCACCTGGTCCCGCGGGCCGTTCAACATCGGTATCGCCACCGGCCCTTCCGGGCTGCTGGTGGTCGACCTCGACGTGCCCAAGGACAACAGCAACAAGGGCGCGCCTGGCGGCGCGGCGACCTTTGGAGCGCTCTGCGAGCGCACCGGCCATGCCGTCCCCGACACCTACCGGACCCGGACCGCAAGCGGCGGCAGCCACCTGTACTTCACCGCGCCGGCGGGGGCGCGACTGACCAACACGGCAGGAACCATCGCCCTGTTGGTCGACACACGCGCATGGGGCGGCTACGTCGTCGCCGCGGGCAGCATCACCCCCACCGGACCCTACGAAGTCGCCAGCGGCCCCGTGGCGACCCCGGTGCCCGCATGGCTACTGAGCATCCTCAAACCGGCCCCCAAGGCCGCACAGGCGCCCTCAGTGGCCGTAGCGGGGCAATCCAACCGATACGCGGATGTAGCACTCGCCAACGAGACGCGGAACGTCGCCGGGGCCCAACACGGCTCGCGCGAGGCTCGGTTGTTCCGGGCGGCGCGAGCCCTGGGACGGTTCGTCGCGTGGGGCGACCTCCCCCGGAACGTGGTGGAACAGGCTCTTCAGGGGGCGGGCGAGGCGACCGGACTGTCCGCGTCCGAGTGCCGCTCCACCCTTCGCAGCGCACTGGACTGGTCCATCGCCCACAACCAGAACAGTCGGCGGACGGCATGA
- a CDS encoding ATP-binding protein translates to MTENVVHLHKDTNEPATVTTLTVVPEPAPPAPLPLWVRSGRAVKHVITHDHTKTTARAAARHSLYVVGGARIVGRRAWDGRTAARYERYMRTAEAAGNMELAAEWEERGQRYRDARHRRRMDLLTSPIDAAKGIAAGTGMGIGGLVALGIVMAIATKDVSDVVTPLMAAVDFINLLIWIVQVVWGPAITIGPFLALLALWAVGSKQHAAPAWALPANIKNGEGEPITPSIVIKALRDLGVAPLRNAIKEMGDAGASMLGPIRIAGCGVEVDVTLPSGVSTIEVQNRRRKLAENLTRHEHEVFIMIPVAARTVRLWIADSGALDEPIGPSPLVTDETMTADYAKGRAPWGQDLRGDAASLSLFQRHLLITGLSNQGKTAALRSLALWLALDRTVEFWVGDLKGVGDWAMCDGLATRLIQGPTDEHVIQVTEMLEDAVEEMNRRIQAPPGTQFPALIVIVDEAQVAFMCPAKDEAKRPYGGSKANSRYFMAVRKIHNQGRAVNVLMWQGTQDPTNENLPKLVREGAHTRASLALGTESQARMALGDKAVDGGAAPNLLRPGLDKGTVVVASDGIAIPAGQSSITVRTHYISTEDATAIADRAKALRDGVTTLTLIERGEDRDPLADIASVLGDKSRVRTKDVLARLAALSTDAYGGWSFIDLKRVLDDAGAEPHKSDGVMVVSRDRVLRSLANRDDEGSASAEG, encoded by the coding sequence ATGACCGAGAACGTCGTCCACCTGCACAAGGACACCAACGAGCCGGCCACCGTCACCACCCTGACCGTGGTCCCCGAACCCGCCCCGCCGGCGCCCCTGCCGTTGTGGGTCCGCTCCGGACGGGCCGTCAAGCACGTCATCACGCACGACCACACGAAGACGACCGCCCGCGCCGCTGCCCGCCACAGCCTGTACGTGGTCGGGGGCGCGCGGATCGTCGGTCGCCGGGCGTGGGACGGCCGCACAGCCGCCCGCTACGAGCGGTACATGCGCACCGCCGAAGCCGCGGGGAACATGGAACTCGCAGCCGAGTGGGAAGAGCGCGGGCAGCGCTACCGCGACGCCCGGCACCGCCGCCGCATGGACCTGCTCACCTCCCCGATCGACGCGGCGAAGGGCATCGCGGCCGGCACCGGCATGGGCATAGGCGGACTGGTCGCCCTCGGCATCGTCATGGCGATTGCGACCAAGGACGTCAGTGACGTCGTCACTCCGCTGATGGCGGCCGTCGACTTCATCAACCTGCTGATCTGGATCGTTCAGGTCGTGTGGGGGCCCGCGATCACGATCGGCCCGTTCCTCGCCCTGCTCGCCCTGTGGGCGGTCGGGAGCAAGCAGCACGCGGCCCCCGCGTGGGCGCTGCCGGCGAACATCAAGAACGGTGAGGGCGAGCCCATCACCCCGTCGATCGTCATCAAGGCACTCCGGGATCTCGGAGTCGCCCCGCTCCGCAACGCCATCAAGGAGATGGGAGACGCCGGCGCGAGCATGCTCGGGCCGATCAGGATCGCCGGATGCGGCGTGGAAGTCGACGTGACGCTCCCGTCCGGGGTGTCCACGATCGAGGTGCAGAACCGGCGCCGGAAGCTTGCCGAGAACCTGACCCGGCACGAGCACGAAGTGTTCATCATGATCCCCGTCGCTGCCCGGACGGTGCGGCTGTGGATCGCGGACTCCGGGGCGCTCGATGAGCCGATCGGCCCGTCTCCGCTGGTCACCGACGAGACGATGACCGCCGACTACGCCAAGGGCCGCGCCCCGTGGGGGCAGGACCTGCGCGGTGACGCGGCGAGCCTGAGCCTGTTTCAGCGCCACCTCCTGATCACGGGTCTGTCCAACCAGGGCAAGACCGCGGCCCTGCGCTCCCTCGCGCTGTGGCTGGCGCTTGACCGGACGGTGGAGTTCTGGGTCGGGGACCTCAAGGGCGTCGGCGACTGGGCCATGTGCGACGGGCTCGCAACGAGGCTGATCCAGGGACCGACCGACGAGCACGTCATCCAGGTCACGGAGATGCTGGAAGACGCGGTGGAAGAGATGAACCGCCGCATCCAGGCACCGCCCGGCACGCAGTTCCCGGCGCTGATCGTGATCGTGGATGAGGCGCAGGTCGCGTTCATGTGCCCGGCCAAGGATGAGGCCAAGCGCCCCTACGGCGGCTCGAAGGCCAACTCCCGGTACTTCATGGCCGTCCGGAAGATCCACAACCAGGGACGGGCCGTCAACGTCCTGATGTGGCAGGGCACCCAGGACCCGACGAACGAGAACCTGCCCAAGCTGGTCCGCGAGGGTGCCCACACCCGCGCCTCCCTCGCCCTGGGCACCGAGTCCCAAGCGCGCATGGCGCTCGGAGACAAGGCAGTCGACGGTGGGGCCGCGCCGAACCTGCTGCGCCCCGGGCTCGACAAGGGCACGGTCGTCGTCGCGTCGGACGGCATCGCCATCCCGGCCGGCCAGTCGTCCATCACGGTCCGCACGCACTACATCAGCACCGAAGACGCAACCGCCATCGCCGACCGCGCCAAGGCACTGCGCGATGGAGTCACCACCCTGACCCTGATCGAGCGCGGTGAGGACCGCGACCCTCTCGCCGACATCGCGAGCGTCCTCGGGGACAAGTCGCGCGTGCGGACCAAGGACGTGCTGGCCCGCCTCGCGGCGCTGAGCACGGACGCTTACGGCGGTTGGTCGTTCATCGACCTCAAGCGCGTCCTGGACGACGCCGGCGCGGAGCCGCACAAGTCCGACGGGGTCATGGTCGTCAGCCGTGACCGCGTCCTGCGCTCGCTCGCCAACCGCGACGACGAGGGTTCCGCTTCCGCCGAAGGATGA
- a CDS encoding RRQRL motif-containing zinc-binding protein: MSAAWGKCFDPSGARYGIPTYPWRLAPDGLATRRQLRARGLRPGGQEIAAQVMRVNRRQGGVRVSYLYRLDLAKPVRPMTSRKWGALALAMLARRTCPRCRITYSYCLSTRYGICGLCITAESAAA, translated from the coding sequence ATGTCCGCCGCGTGGGGCAAGTGCTTCGACCCGTCCGGTGCCCGCTACGGGATACCGACCTACCCGTGGCGCCTGGCCCCGGACGGACTGGCCACCCGCCGGCAGTTACGGGCCCGCGGTCTACGTCCGGGCGGGCAGGAGATCGCCGCGCAGGTCATGCGCGTCAACCGCCGCCAAGGCGGGGTCCGCGTCTCCTACCTCTACCGGCTCGACCTGGCCAAGCCCGTCCGGCCGATGACGTCGCGGAAGTGGGGCGCGCTCGCGTTGGCGATGCTCGCCCGCCGCACCTGCCCCCGCTGCCGGATCACTTACAGCTACTGCCTGTCGACCCGGTACGGCATCTGTGGTCTGTGCATCACCGCCGAATCTGCTGCCGCGTGA